In Etheostoma cragini isolate CJK2018 chromosome 9, CSU_Ecrag_1.0, whole genome shotgun sequence, the following are encoded in one genomic region:
- the mcoln3b gene encoding mucolipin-3 isoform X2 has product MEESSDLYIEYETDSPAPWAEHKHQCPEDLDHGECLRRKIKYYFMNPCEKYHARGRKPWKLVLQIIKIAIITIQLVSFGLSNQMVVTFKEENLMTFKHLFLKDYVVGGMDTYAVYRQPDVYDHINYIIEQYGHLHNITVGNYEYEKNGTFYTPLSVCQQFYRNCTIYPKNETFEIDAQVETECLEVYPMFYPSLREANFELHFKRMLSVKITFVLKAINLQTVRHRELPDCYDFTVIITFNNQAHSGMIKVDLENDVDISECRDLNVIGASGPHIYLTVLFDCLIIITCMTSCTLCTRSVINGIKLQIEYTHYCKNDCSKKVPWSDKLEFNGWYILIIASDTMTIIGSILKIQIQSKVLTSYDVCSIFLGIGTMFVWIGVIRYMGYFRKYNILILTLRAAFPNVIRFICCAGIIYLSYCFCGWIVLGPYHEKFRTLNTVSECLFSLINGDDMFSTFNNIQQKSSLVWIFSKVYLYTFVSLFIYMILSLFITIITDTYDTIKQQQSATPTSELQKFILLCQDLPNSGVYRLNESSSFLNCCIKWCRKHDETLMSEA; this is encoded by the exons ATGGAGGAGTCCAGTGACTTGTATATTGAGTACGAGACAGATAGCCCTGCTCCCTGGGCAGAGCACAAACATCAGTGTCCAGAGGATCTGGACCATGGGGAATGTCTCAGAAGGAAGATTAAATATTACTTTATGAACCCCTGTGAGAAGTACCACGCTCGAGGCCGAAAACCATGGAAACTTGTACTGCAGATTATCAAAATTGCTATAATTACTATTCAG TTAGTGTCTTTTGGTCTGAGCAACCAGATGGTTGTCACGTTCAAGGAGGAAAATCTGATGACATTTAAGCACCTCTTCTTGAAAGATTATGTTGTTGGAGGCATGGATACATACGCTGTTTACAGACAGCCTGATGTTTATGATCACATCAATTACATCATTGAACAG TATGGACATCTGCACAACATCACAGTAGGCAATTACGAATATGAGAAAAACGGTACTTTCTACACCCCCCTGTCAGTGTGTCAGCAGTTCTACAGAAACTGTACCATCTACCCTAAAAATGAGACCTTTGAAATTGATGCCCAAGTGGAAACTG AGTGCCTTGAAGTGTATCCGATGTTTTATCCATCATTGCGGGAAGCAAATTTTGAATTGCATTTCAAAAG GATGCTCTCTGTCAAGATCACATTTGTTCTCAAGGCCATAAATTTACAGACCGTGAGACATCGAGAGCTGCCAGATTGCTACGACTTTACTGTTATT ATAACCTTTAACAACCAAGCTCACAGCGGCATGATAAAGGTTGACCTGGAAAATGATGTCGATATCAGCGAATGCAGAGACTTGAATGTAATTGGAGCAT CTGGTCCACACATATACCTGACTGTGCTGTTTGACTGCCTCATCATTATCACGTGCATGACTTCCTGCACCCTCTGCACACGCTCAGTGATCAATGGGATCAAGCTGCAGATT GAGTACACACACTACTGCAAGAATGATTGCAGTAAAAAAGTCCCATGGTCAGACAAGTTGGAGTTTAACGGTTGGTATATTCtgatcattgctagcgacacaATGACTATCATTGGCTCCATTCTCAAGATACAGATCCAGTCTAAG GTCCTCACAAGCTACGATGTCTGCAGCATCTTCCTTGGGATCGGCACCATGTTTGTCTGGATCGGGGTCATCCGCTACATGGGCTACTTTAGGAAGTATAAT ATTCTCATCCTGACACTGAGGGCAGCTTTCCCAAATGTTATCCGTTTCATCTGCTGCGCTGGAATTATCTACCTGAGTTACTGTTTTTGCGGCTGGATCGTCCTCGGCCCATACCATGAAAAG TTCCGGACATTGAACACAGTGTCGGAGTGTCTGTTCTCCTTGATCAACGGAGACGACATGTTTTCCACCTTTAACAACATCCAGCAGAAGAGCAGCCTGGTGTGGATCTTCAGCAAGGTCTACCTCTATACCTTTGTCTCGCTCTTCATCTACATGATCCTCAGCCTTTTCATCACAATCATCACCGACACCTACGACACCATCAAG caacagcaaagtGCAACTCCGACATCAGAGCTGCAGAAATTCATCTTGTTGTGTCAAGATCTGCCTAACTCTGGGGTGTACAGACTCAACGAGAGCAGCAGCTTCTTGAACTGCTGCATAAAATG GTGCAGGAAACATGACGAGACGCTGATGTCAGAGGCATAG
- the mcoln3b gene encoding mucolipin-3 isoform X1, protein MEESSDLYIEYETDSPAPWAEHKHQCPEDLDHGECLRRKIKYYFMNPCEKYHARGRKPWKLVLQIIKIAIITIQLVSFGLSNQMVVTFKEENLMTFKHLFLKDYVVGGMDTYAVYRQPDVYDHINYIIEQYGHLHNITVGNYEYEKNGTFYTPLSVCQQFYRNCTIYPKNETFEIDAQVETECLEVYPMFYPSLREANFELHFKRMLSVKITFVLKAINLQTVRHRELPDCYDFTVIITFNNQAHSGMIKVDLENDVDISECRDLNVIGASGPHIYLTVLFDCLIIITCMTSCTLCTRSVINGIKLQIEYTHYCKNDCSKKVPWSDKLEFNGWYILIIASDTMTIIGSILKIQIQSKVLTSYDVCSIFLGIGTMFVWIGVIRYMGYFRKYNILILTLRAAFPNVIRFICCAGIIYLSYCFCGWIVLGPYHEKFRTLNTVSECLFSLINGDDMFSTFNNIQQKSSLVWIFSKVYLYTFVSLFIYMILSLFITIITDTYDTIKQQQQSATPTSELQKFILLCQDLPNSGVYRLNESSSFLNCCIKWCRKHDETLMSEA, encoded by the exons ATGGAGGAGTCCAGTGACTTGTATATTGAGTACGAGACAGATAGCCCTGCTCCCTGGGCAGAGCACAAACATCAGTGTCCAGAGGATCTGGACCATGGGGAATGTCTCAGAAGGAAGATTAAATATTACTTTATGAACCCCTGTGAGAAGTACCACGCTCGAGGCCGAAAACCATGGAAACTTGTACTGCAGATTATCAAAATTGCTATAATTACTATTCAG TTAGTGTCTTTTGGTCTGAGCAACCAGATGGTTGTCACGTTCAAGGAGGAAAATCTGATGACATTTAAGCACCTCTTCTTGAAAGATTATGTTGTTGGAGGCATGGATACATACGCTGTTTACAGACAGCCTGATGTTTATGATCACATCAATTACATCATTGAACAG TATGGACATCTGCACAACATCACAGTAGGCAATTACGAATATGAGAAAAACGGTACTTTCTACACCCCCCTGTCAGTGTGTCAGCAGTTCTACAGAAACTGTACCATCTACCCTAAAAATGAGACCTTTGAAATTGATGCCCAAGTGGAAACTG AGTGCCTTGAAGTGTATCCGATGTTTTATCCATCATTGCGGGAAGCAAATTTTGAATTGCATTTCAAAAG GATGCTCTCTGTCAAGATCACATTTGTTCTCAAGGCCATAAATTTACAGACCGTGAGACATCGAGAGCTGCCAGATTGCTACGACTTTACTGTTATT ATAACCTTTAACAACCAAGCTCACAGCGGCATGATAAAGGTTGACCTGGAAAATGATGTCGATATCAGCGAATGCAGAGACTTGAATGTAATTGGAGCAT CTGGTCCACACATATACCTGACTGTGCTGTTTGACTGCCTCATCATTATCACGTGCATGACTTCCTGCACCCTCTGCACACGCTCAGTGATCAATGGGATCAAGCTGCAGATT GAGTACACACACTACTGCAAGAATGATTGCAGTAAAAAAGTCCCATGGTCAGACAAGTTGGAGTTTAACGGTTGGTATATTCtgatcattgctagcgacacaATGACTATCATTGGCTCCATTCTCAAGATACAGATCCAGTCTAAG GTCCTCACAAGCTACGATGTCTGCAGCATCTTCCTTGGGATCGGCACCATGTTTGTCTGGATCGGGGTCATCCGCTACATGGGCTACTTTAGGAAGTATAAT ATTCTCATCCTGACACTGAGGGCAGCTTTCCCAAATGTTATCCGTTTCATCTGCTGCGCTGGAATTATCTACCTGAGTTACTGTTTTTGCGGCTGGATCGTCCTCGGCCCATACCATGAAAAG TTCCGGACATTGAACACAGTGTCGGAGTGTCTGTTCTCCTTGATCAACGGAGACGACATGTTTTCCACCTTTAACAACATCCAGCAGAAGAGCAGCCTGGTGTGGATCTTCAGCAAGGTCTACCTCTATACCTTTGTCTCGCTCTTCATCTACATGATCCTCAGCCTTTTCATCACAATCATCACCGACACCTACGACACCATCAAG cagcaacagcaaagtGCAACTCCGACATCAGAGCTGCAGAAATTCATCTTGTTGTGTCAAGATCTGCCTAACTCTGGGGTGTACAGACTCAACGAGAGCAGCAGCTTCTTGAACTGCTGCATAAAATG GTGCAGGAAACATGACGAGACGCTGATGTCAGAGGCATAG
- the dnai3 gene encoding WD repeat-containing protein 63, translated as MPPRKPKSGKSSAGSKGKGKKIQTQMEKQDLELSNQDHPEYIFPMVLTSATQELFDCQADEDVTGESPYKLLEKDDIIQDIKTRAAVSDFSPVKQIVLDYPEDELLLVYDRDFTYGQSFYLVLTPEAKDRILNPPKPEIPEVFENEVVKTPEPKPWIPLGSDKEIDEEAFKESRKKLLYKFSRVRKKFGVPVCFSDRNTADAKDDYLECASYRDSRFSIKQLQRDCGIQAVPRLQSSSAQTQWKFQKNIFTQYTPRELSVEEKENILHLENLKNFCNSVTPRVLQALQQEGIMNVFFDDWKALGSAAEDGDWAGKVSEGLMLHQAFTDQKYTKDKKICSINWHPTIYGVIAVALTDKKKEQLNESVVRASFILFYTFADPSNPQLLLECPDDIFAFEFCPSDPNIIVGGCVNGQVVLWDISAHVTCLQGTQPGKKVSVNTDVCDFNQDLDDSKEHKTPIVRYCAVSALESSHKAPITDVQWLPTTFEVTRTGLPVENMYNISSQLVTCSPDCTIMFWDVRVSKPMSHSASEMRPNTDQKTPYSTPDTFKHLDRTWKPLFKVFLPKIDTSGEYAPLKFNLEHYNCNDNTGRNTEANENGDSSKVIPDYSQLSVPLAQTLNALEDVNTKLYIGTEDGEIIYTDWKLGKDDSGRMQSAKPLHCFSIHHWLVNTVQRSPFFKDIILTMGSWNFAIWKEGVMDGPIILSASSEQVCTVGCWSLSRPAVFFIGKEDGSIEVWNLLVKTSEPVQVHSNVTNAKITCIKPWTASSKQHFLAVTDDIGMVRVFEIPKTLYVPSRSESLNVKKYFELEEDRLKDFLRREELWEIQKKKAEDLKKRTELDKPVNSLVENEEVNMKEYNDYLMLEESVLKGMGLWQAPAYTQDT; from the exons ATGCCACCCAGGAAaccaaaaagtggaaaaagcaGTGCCGGCAGTAAGGGGAAAG GCAAAAAGATTCAGACACAGATGGAAAAGCAGG ATTTGGAACTCTCTAACCAAGATCATCCTGAATATATCTTCCCCATGGTCCTGACATCAGCCACCCAGGAGCTCTTTGACTGCCAAGCTGATGAGGACGTCACAGGGGAGAGCCCTTACAAGCTGCTGGAAAAAGACGACATCATACAGGACATTAAGACAAGGGCTGCAGTGTCTGATTTCAGCCCTGTGAAGCAGATTGTGCTG GACTACCCAGAGGATGAGCTCTTGCTGGTTTATGACAGGGACTTCACCTATGGCCAGAGCTTCTACCTGGTTCTGACACCAGAAGCAAAGGACAGAATCCTCAAT CCCCCAAAGCCTGAGATACCAGAAGTGTTTGAGAATGAAGTCGTTAAAACCCCAGAACCAAAGCCATGGATACCACTTGGCAGTGATAAAGAAATAGATGAAGAAGCTTTCAAAGAGTCCAGAAAAAAG CTGTTGTACAAGTTCTCCAGAGTGCGGAAGAAGTTTGGGGTTCCAGTCTGTTTTTCTGACCGCAACACTGCAGATGCTAAGGATGACTACCTAGAGTGTGCTTCCTACCGAGACAGTAGATTCAGCATCAAACAGCTGCAAAGGGACTGCGGGATACAGGCCGTTCCCAGACTGCAGAGCAGCAGTGCCCAGACACAGTG GAAGTTTCAGAAGAATATCTTTACCCAATACACGCCAAGAGAGTTAAGTGttgaagaaaaagagaacatcCTCCACCTTGAAAATCTGAAGAATTTTTGCAATTCAGTGACCCCCAG GGTTTTACAAGCCCTTCAGCAGGAAGGAATCATGAATGTGTTCTTTGATGACTGGAAGGCTCTGGGGTCAGCAGCTGAAGACGGTGACTGGGCTGGGAAGGTTTCCGAAGGTTTGATGCTTCATCAGGCCTTCACAGACCAGAAGTACACAAAGGACAAGAAAATCTGCAGCATTAATTGGCACCCTACCATCTATG GTGTGATAGCTGTGGCtttgacagacaaaaagaaagagcagTTGAACGAGTCTGTTGTCAGAGCTTCTTTCATTCTCTTCTATACCTTCGCCGACCCCTCTAATCCCCAG TTGCTGCTGGAGTGCCCAGATGACATTTTTGCCTTTGAGTTCTGCCCGTCTGATCCAAATATTATCGTTGGCGGCTGCGTAAATGGCCAG GTCGTGTTGTGGGACATTTCTGCTCACGTCACTTGCTTACAGGGAACACAGCCTGGTAAAAAGGTTTCTGTCAACACTGACGTATGC gaTTTCAATCAGGACCTTGATGACAGCAAAGAGCATAAGACTCCTATCGTGCGCTATTGTGCAGTATCTGCATTAGAGAGCAGCCACAAAGCACCAATTACTGATGTCCAGTGGCTGCCAACAACATTTGAG GTGACCAGAACGGGCTTACCGGTGGAAAACATGTATAACATTTCTTCTCAACTTGTCACCTGCTCCCCTGACTG CACTATAATGTTCTGGGATGTGCGAGTGTCAAAACCGATGAGCCACTCAGCATCAGAAATGAGGCCTAATACGGATCAGAAGACACCCTACAGTACCCCCGACACTTTCAAGCACCTGGACCGGACATGGAAACCTCTCTTCAAG GTTTTCCTACCAAAGATCGATACCAGTGGAGAATACGCTCCTCTGAAGTTCAACCTAGAACACTACAACTGTAACGATAATACTGGCAGGAACACAG AAGCTAATGAAAATGGTGACAGCTCAAAGGTCATCCCAGACTACAGCCAACTCAGCGTGCCCTTGGCTCAAACACTCAACGCTCTGGAAGATGTCAATACCAAACTCTATATTGGAACAGAG GATGGGGAGATTATTTACACTGACTGGAAACTGGGGAAGGATGACTCTGGACGGATGCAAA GTGCCAAGCCCCTCCATTGTTTCAGCATCCATCACTGGCTGGTGAATACGGTGCAACGGTCGCCCTTCTTCAAAGACATTATTTTGACAATGGGGAGCTGGAACTTTGCCATCTGGAAGGAGGGAGTCATG GATGGCCCCATCATTCTGTCAGCAAGCTCTGAGCAGGTGTGCACTGTGGGATGCTGGTCCTTGTCCCGACcagctgttttcttcattgGGAAAGAGGATGGCAGCATTGAGGTGTGGAACCTGCTGGTAAAGACCAGTGAACCTGTGCAGGTCCACTCAAATGTTACCAATGCCAAGATTACCTGCATCAAACCCTGGACCGCCTCCT CCAAGCAGCACTTTCTGGCTGTGACTGATGACATTGGAATGGTCCGTGTTTTTGAAATCCCGAAGACACTCTACGTTCCCTCCAGGAGTGAG AgtttaaatgtgaagaaatacTTTGAGCTGGAGGAGGACAGGTTGAAGGATTTTTTGAGAAGGGAGGAACTCTGGGaaatacagaagaagaaagctgAAGATCTCAAGAAGAGAACG GAACTTGATAAGCCAGTCAATTCCCTAGTGGAGAACGAAGAGGTGAACATGAAGGAGTACAACGATTACCTGATGCTGGAGGAAAGTGTCCTGAAGGGCATGGGCCTGTGGCAAGCTCCCGCCTACACACAAGATACCTGA